One part of the Gemmatimonadota bacterium genome encodes these proteins:
- a CDS encoding zinc ribbon domain-containing protein encodes MDELDRLYRRLVQNIRAGFPELLTRGFEVSQLYQHIIPYRTNRRELGFDSNEEYELAVMQLLAGLRGYLLGDAEMQKAMRTELASPNPDLAAFRIFATSTVSLSAEALRALEKRAAGGELVSSASSLSPSEQAVLAGRATESVEATGESPMVGRGAPESAAPSAFAPAPPTASPTAAAASSSAAPPAARVVSAPPESPTLHHAPARPPLGANAAPAGASAAPLRRPTPLASSDAKMAAPRSTAPTPSSSGEGCRYCGGVLPDGRRVTFCPNCGHNLTVQHCPACSTELEVGWKFCITCGREVGKA; translated from the coding sequence ATGGACGAGCTCGACCGCCTGTATCGCCGCCTGGTCCAGAACATTCGCGCCGGCTTCCCCGAGTTGCTCACCCGGGGATTCGAGGTGTCGCAGCTCTACCAGCACATCATTCCGTATCGCACCAACCGCCGAGAGCTGGGCTTCGACTCCAACGAGGAGTACGAGCTGGCGGTGATGCAGTTGCTGGCCGGGCTGCGCGGCTACCTGCTGGGCGACGCCGAGATGCAGAAGGCGATGCGCACCGAACTGGCGTCACCCAACCCCGACCTGGCCGCCTTTCGGATCTTCGCCACGTCGACCGTCTCGCTCTCGGCCGAGGCGCTCCGCGCCCTGGAGAAGCGCGCCGCGGGGGGCGAACTGGTGTCGTCCGCGTCGTCGCTGAGCCCGAGCGAGCAGGCCGTCCTCGCCGGTCGGGCGACTGAGTCGGTGGAAGCGACGGGCGAGAGCCCCATGGTGGGGAGGGGCGCACCCGAGAGCGCAGCGCCCTCGGCGTTCGCGCCGGCGCCGCCGACCGCCTCCCCGACGGCAGCAGCCGCGTCGTCGTCCGCGGCACCGCCAGCGGCGCGCGTGGTGAGTGCGCCCCCCGAATCGCCGACGCTCCATCACGCACCCGCCCGTCCCCCCCTGGGTGCGAACGCTGCACCGGCGGGGGCGAGTGCGGCCCCGCTTCGCCGCCCGACTCCTCTGGCATCGTCCGACGCCAAAATGGCTGCTCCCCGCTCGACCGCTCCGACCCCGTCATCCTCCGGCGAAGGGTGCCGCTACTGCGGCGGCGTCCTCCCCGACGGGAGGCGCGTCACCTTCTGCCCCAACTGCGGGCACAACCTCACCGTGCAGCACTGTCCCGCGTGCAGCACGGAGCTGGAGGTGGGGTGGAAGTTCTGCATCACGTGCGGACGAGAGGTGGGGAAGGCGTAA
- a CDS encoding ribonuclease HI: protein MTTASDAPLVAVYADESCLGNGREGENPGGAGVLVEYARNGGEIVRRDVWISEPATTNNRMALRSVIEAFTALAHKGSRFRVVFTTDSRYIVDGMSTWVHDWARRGWKRKSGAIENLELWQQAVAAVNGHQVEWRWVKGHAGHAQNEYANHLAITAAGEQTHSTGLVESGYAAWAAKASQAASRMRLEPFPDAAKFKAAARLPVVAAGRP from the coding sequence ATGACGACCGCGAGCGACGCCCCGCTGGTGGCGGTGTATGCCGACGAATCGTGCCTGGGCAACGGACGCGAAGGCGAGAACCCCGGTGGGGCCGGCGTCCTCGTCGAGTACGCGCGCAATGGCGGCGAGATCGTACGGCGCGACGTCTGGATCTCGGAGCCGGCGACCACAAACAACCGAATGGCGCTGCGCTCGGTGATCGAGGCCTTCACCGCCCTCGCCCACAAGGGGTCGCGCTTTCGCGTCGTCTTCACCACCGACTCGCGCTACATCGTCGACGGCATGTCCACCTGGGTGCATGACTGGGCGCGCCGCGGCTGGAAGCGAAAGAGCGGGGCGATCGAGAACCTGGAGCTCTGGCAGCAGGCGGTGGCCGCCGTCAACGGGCATCAGGTGGAGTGGCGCTGGGTGAAGGGGCACGCCGGGCACGCGCAGAACGAATACGCCAACCACCTGGCCATCACGGCGGCCGGCGAACAGACGCACTCCACCGGCCTGGTGGAGTCGGGCTACGCCGCCTGGGCGGCCAAGGCGAGCCAGGCGGCGAGCCGCATGCGACTGGAGCCGTTCCCCGACGCGGCGAAGTTCAAGGCAGCCGCGCGGTTACCCGTGGTCGCCGCGGGGCGTCCCTGA
- a CDS encoding ArgE/DapE family deacylase: MPTGDAIALLRQLVAVDSRNPSLVPGGPGEGAVAHALATTLDAWGFRTTLVEAAPGRPNVVARIGRPGGRVLLFNGHLDVVGVDGMLHPPFSAEERDGRIYGRGACDMKGGVAAMCAAAARAAAEGLDGEIVITAVADEEYESLGTRALVATGLRADAAIVTEPTRLAINPAHRGFVWVELDFRGRAAHGSRYDLGVDAIRHAGLVIAALDQLQRDILDHRTHPLLGHASLHLATIEGGSGWSTYPDRCTLRVERRTLPGESTDQVLQEFAAACERVAAIDDALDVQLRHVLTQGPSDVPGHAPIVRALEAAMHAEGETILHEGMSAWTDAALLNDAGIPAICYGPGDIILAHADEEWIPMDEVERATRVLARLAQDWMRGTVA, encoded by the coding sequence ATCCCAACCGGCGATGCCATCGCCCTCCTCCGCCAGCTGGTCGCCGTCGATTCGCGCAATCCGTCGTTGGTTCCGGGAGGGCCGGGCGAGGGCGCAGTGGCCCATGCCCTCGCGACCACGCTCGATGCGTGGGGCTTTCGCACCACGCTCGTCGAGGCGGCGCCCGGGCGCCCCAACGTCGTCGCCCGCATCGGGCGCCCCGGGGGCCGCGTCCTCCTGTTCAACGGGCACCTCGACGTGGTGGGGGTGGACGGCATGCTGCATCCGCCGTTTAGCGCCGAGGAGCGCGACGGGCGCATCTACGGGCGCGGCGCCTGCGACATGAAGGGCGGGGTGGCGGCGATGTGCGCCGCCGCCGCACGGGCGGCCGCCGAGGGGCTGGACGGCGAGATCGTGATCACGGCCGTGGCCGACGAGGAGTACGAGAGCCTGGGCACGCGGGCGCTGGTGGCCACGGGGCTGCGCGCCGACGCGGCGATCGTCACCGAGCCGACGCGCCTGGCGATCAACCCGGCGCATCGCGGCTTCGTCTGGGTGGAGCTGGACTTCCGTGGGCGCGCCGCGCACGGGAGCCGATACGACCTGGGGGTCGACGCCATCCGGCATGCCGGGCTGGTGATCGCCGCGCTCGACCAGCTGCAACGCGACATCCTCGACCATCGCACGCACCCGTTGCTCGGGCACGCCTCGTTGCATCTGGCGACGATCGAGGGAGGGAGCGGATGGTCGACGTATCCCGACCGCTGTACCCTGCGCGTGGAACGCCGCACGCTGCCGGGAGAATCGACCGACCAGGTGCTGCAGGAGTTCGCCGCCGCCTGCGAGCGGGTGGCCGCGATCGACGACGCCCTCGACGTGCAGCTGCGACACGTCCTCACGCAGGGACCGAGCGACGTGCCGGGCCACGCCCCGATCGTGCGCGCGCTCGAGGCGGCGATGCACGCCGAAGGCGAGACGATCCTGCACGAGGGGATGAGCGCGTGGACCGACGCCGCGCTGCTCAACGACGCCGGGATCCCCGCCATCTGCTACGGCCCCGGCGACATCATCCTGGCGCACGCCGACGAGGAGTGGATCCCGATGGATGAGGTGGAGCGCGCCACCCGGGTGCTCGCCCGCCTGGCGCAGGACTGGATGCGCGGAACGGTGGCGTGA
- a CDS encoding CoA transferase, whose translation MLQGIRILDLSRVLAGPLASMNLGDLGADVLKIERPFIGDETRAWGPPFDERGEAAYYLSINRNKLGAALDLDLPADRALIERLVAGADVVLDNYKRGTLERKGLAPERFLHEHPALIWCTVTGFGPEADRPGYDYVVQAESGWMSITGPQEGEPTKSGIALADVTAGKDATIAILGALVARERAPAPLPVAQRRLFVSLLHSATAALVNVAQNVLVSGREAGRWGNGHPNLVPYQLFRAADRYLVLAVGNDGQWKGCCRALGLDVLGDDRALATNTGRLAERDRVVAAIAERLVARPASEWIAALDAAGVPCGVVKGVQEALAAVDASAATGVAPVIPGCSVRRRPPTLDQHGALVRELGWEAFARVPGDA comes from the coding sequence ATGCTACAGGGAATCCGAATACTCGACCTGAGCCGCGTCCTCGCCGGACCGCTCGCCTCCATGAACCTCGGCGACCTCGGCGCCGACGTTCTCAAGATCGAACGACCGTTCATCGGCGACGAGACCCGCGCCTGGGGCCCGCCGTTCGACGAGCGCGGCGAGGCGGCCTACTACCTCTCCATCAATCGGAACAAGCTCGGCGCGGCCCTCGACCTCGACCTCCCCGCCGACCGCGCCCTGATCGAACGGCTCGTCGCTGGCGCAGACGTCGTGCTCGACAACTACAAGCGCGGCACCCTCGAACGCAAAGGGCTCGCCCCGGAACGGTTCCTCCACGAGCACCCGGCGCTCATCTGGTGCACCGTGACCGGCTTTGGCCCCGAGGCTGACCGCCCTGGCTACGACTACGTCGTGCAGGCCGAATCGGGGTGGATGTCGATCACCGGTCCACAGGAGGGCGAACCGACCAAGAGCGGAATCGCGTTGGCCGACGTCACGGCGGGCAAGGACGCCACCATCGCCATTCTCGGCGCCCTTGTGGCGCGGGAGCGCGCGCCGGCGCCCCTGCCGGTGGCGCAGCGCCGCCTCTTCGTCTCGCTCCTGCACAGCGCGACCGCCGCCCTGGTCAACGTCGCGCAGAACGTCCTAGTGAGTGGGCGCGAGGCCGGGCGCTGGGGGAACGGGCATCCGAACCTCGTCCCCTACCAGCTGTTCCGGGCGGCGGACCGCTACCTGGTGCTCGCCGTCGGCAACGACGGGCAGTGGAAGGGGTGCTGCCGCGCGCTCGGGCTCGATGTGCTCGGGGATGATCGAGCGCTCGCCACCAACACGGGGCGACTGGCCGAGCGCGATCGGGTGGTGGCGGCGATCGCCGAGCGTCTGGTCGCGCGCCCGGCCTCCGAGTGGATCGCCGCGCTCGACGCGGCGGGGGTCCCGTGCGGCGTGGTGAAGGGGGTGCAGGAGGCGCTCGCGGCGGTCGACGCCTCTGCCGCGACCGGGGTCGCACCGGTGATTCCGGGGTGCTCGGTTCGCCGTCGCCCCCCGACGCTCGACCAGCACGGGGCGCTGGTACGCGAACTCGGGTGGGAGGCGTTCGCGCGCGTGCCGGGCGATGCCTGA
- a CDS encoding RNA polymerase sigma factor, with protein MKTTAPASPVDQLEADQEIITKVLAGDRNAFGVLIQRYSDPLYRHALGMTGSPDVAEDILQMSFIKAFQHLSEVRGRFDAWVFRIVANGCKDWLKNIRRTHLSYEEDDQPTSYATPEEELDRTQLRNDLDVALAQLPTSLREAFIMKHVEGRSYEEMADLLGTTVGALKMRVHRAREALQALLEEKYA; from the coding sequence GTGAAAACGACGGCACCTGCCTCTCCAGTAGACCAGCTCGAGGCCGACCAGGAGATCATCACCAAGGTGCTTGCGGGCGACCGCAATGCCTTTGGTGTACTGATCCAGCGTTACAGCGATCCGCTCTACCGCCATGCCCTGGGCATGACGGGAAGTCCGGACGTTGCGGAAGACATCCTCCAGATGTCCTTCATCAAAGCGTTCCAGCACCTCTCCGAGGTGCGCGGTCGATTTGATGCCTGGGTGTTCCGCATCGTCGCCAACGGGTGCAAGGACTGGCTGAAGAACATTCGCCGGACCCACCTGAGCTACGAAGAGGACGACCAGCCCACTTCGTACGCGACCCCCGAGGAAGAGCTCGATCGCACGCAGCTTCGCAATGACCTTGACGTCGCGTTGGCGCAGTTGCCGACATCGCTACGGGAAGCGTTCATCATGAAGCACGTGGAAGGACGGTCGTACGAAGAAATGGCTGATCTACTGGGTACAACGGTCGGGGCACTGAAGATGCGCGTCCATCGCGCGCGTGAAGCGCTCCAGGCTCTCTTAGAGGAGAAATACGCCTAA
- a CDS encoding response regulator transcription factor translates to MTPIRVLLVDDHGIVREGLRQVLLADGDFDVVGEAANGVQALDIAARERPDVVLLDLTMPGDSGLVVAQKLRQEVPNSRVLILSVHDDAEYVLESVRAGAHGYLRKDTTPADLRAAIRAVHSGDAYFSPAVAKRLTEVLRSESSVPAPAPVVVPASLDALTNREREVLAAVARGLLNKEIAGQLGISVRTVEAHRDSVVRKLGIRSAAGLTRFAMEQGLLKGDGGAE, encoded by the coding sequence ATGACCCCCATTCGCGTCCTCCTGGTGGACGACCATGGCATCGTGCGCGAGGGGTTGCGCCAGGTGCTGCTGGCGGACGGCGACTTCGACGTGGTGGGCGAAGCTGCCAATGGAGTACAGGCGCTGGACATTGCCGCGCGCGAGCGGCCCGACGTGGTCCTGCTCGACCTCACCATGCCGGGCGATTCGGGGCTGGTGGTGGCGCAGAAGCTTCGGCAGGAGGTCCCCAACTCGCGCGTACTGATACTCAGCGTGCACGATGACGCCGAGTACGTGTTGGAGAGCGTGCGGGCGGGGGCGCACGGCTACCTGCGGAAGGACACCACCCCGGCCGACCTGCGTGCGGCGATTCGTGCGGTGCACAGTGGCGATGCCTACTTCAGCCCGGCGGTGGCCAAGCGACTCACGGAGGTGTTGCGCAGCGAGTCGTCCGTTCCCGCGCCCGCGCCGGTCGTGGTGCCGGCGTCGCTCGACGCACTCACCAACCGAGAGCGCGAGGTACTGGCGGCGGTGGCGCGCGGGCTGTTGAACAAGGAGATCGCCGGTCAGCTCGGCATCAGCGTGCGCACGGTGGAGGCGCATCGCGACAGCGTGGTGCGCAAGCTGGGGATCCGGAGTGCGGCGGGGCTCACGCGCTTTGCGATGGAGCAGGGGTTGTTGAAGGGGGACGGCGGGGCCGAGTAG
- a CDS encoding CocE/NonD family hydrolase: MVRSAVAWRVVAVWLVSAVVRGVASPEMAHAQVSPAPTAHAPVRADYGVMIPLRDGVRLASDIWRPEAPGRYPVLLTRTPYMRTNHQLPTWARYFAERGYVVVTQDTRGRGDSEGTFEFFAGDGPDGYDVIEWLAKQPWSNGRVGMFGLSYLGTVQWLAAKERPPHLACMAPTAPGGRWFDEIPYLGGAFAQEWAINWSFGVTGRMQQGTQLEGTDWAKIHAHRPLLTADSVLGRVNPTYRSWLEHPTAGAFWQRMEYSARDFASIDIPTLTTTGWFDADQPGSMFYWRGLMANAKDRAKHWLMIGPWDHMGTFQGATDSIGKLRFTPESVIDNKARHVAFFDWCLKQSAASFAAPRAQVYVTGANVWRTFDQYPPAASSPTQFFLTSGGRANTRKGDGRLVSGAAADSPPDSFTFDPRRPVPGSMSDNAIDRGQVQDRADVLVYSTEVLTEPLEIIGKVMVELQAATDARDTDFTAILSDVQPDGTPIQLGARTGIRRGRYRNGYAKEELLTPGKVETFPIELFDIAHQFKAGHRLRLEISSSAAPYYNPNQNTGNPVATDTEWRVARQVIHHDRARPSSITLPVVPRGAVQ, encoded by the coding sequence ATGGTGAGGTCAGCTGTCGCGTGGCGGGTGGTCGCGGTGTGGCTGGTGAGCGCGGTCGTGCGAGGCGTGGCGAGCCCGGAGATGGCGCACGCGCAGGTGTCGCCCGCGCCGACCGCGCATGCGCCGGTGCGCGCCGACTACGGCGTGATGATCCCGCTGCGCGACGGCGTGCGGCTCGCGTCGGACATCTGGCGCCCCGAGGCGCCTGGCAGGTACCCGGTGTTGCTCACGCGCACGCCGTACATGCGCACCAACCACCAGCTCCCCACCTGGGCGCGCTACTTCGCCGAGCGTGGGTATGTGGTCGTCACGCAGGATACGCGCGGGCGCGGTGACTCGGAGGGGACGTTCGAGTTCTTTGCTGGCGATGGGCCTGACGGGTACGACGTGATCGAGTGGCTCGCGAAGCAGCCGTGGTCGAATGGGCGCGTGGGGATGTTCGGGCTGTCGTACCTGGGGACGGTGCAGTGGCTGGCGGCCAAGGAGCGTCCGCCGCACCTGGCGTGCATGGCGCCGACTGCACCTGGCGGGCGTTGGTTCGACGAGATCCCCTACCTGGGCGGTGCCTTTGCGCAGGAGTGGGCGATCAACTGGTCGTTTGGCGTCACGGGGCGCATGCAGCAGGGGACGCAGCTCGAGGGGACGGATTGGGCGAAGATTCACGCGCACCGTCCGCTCCTGACGGCCGACTCGGTGTTGGGGCGCGTGAACCCGACGTATCGGTCGTGGCTGGAGCATCCGACCGCGGGGGCGTTCTGGCAGCGCATGGAGTACAGCGCGCGCGATTTCGCGTCGATCGACATCCCCACGCTGACCACGACCGGGTGGTTCGACGCTGATCAGCCCGGGAGCATGTTCTACTGGCGCGGGCTGATGGCCAACGCGAAGGACCGCGCGAAGCACTGGCTGATGATCGGTCCGTGGGACCACATGGGGACCTTCCAGGGGGCGACCGACAGCATCGGGAAGTTGCGCTTCACGCCGGAGTCGGTGATCGACAACAAGGCGCGGCATGTGGCGTTCTTCGATTGGTGCCTCAAGCAGTCGGCCGCGAGCTTCGCGGCGCCGCGGGCGCAGGTGTACGTGACCGGTGCGAATGTGTGGCGGACGTTCGACCAGTATCCGCCAGCTGCATCGTCCCCGACGCAGTTCTTCCTGACCAGCGGTGGTCGCGCCAACACGCGCAAGGGCGACGGGCGACTGGTGTCTGGGGCCGCCGCGGATTCGCCGCCCGACTCGTTCACCTTCGATCCCAGGCGCCCCGTACCGGGATCGATGTCCGACAACGCGATCGATCGCGGCCAGGTGCAGGATCGCGCTGACGTCCTCGTGTACTCGACCGAGGTGCTCACGGAGCCGTTGGAGATCATCGGCAAGGTGATGGTCGAGTTGCAGGCGGCGACCGACGCGCGCGACACCGACTTCACCGCCATCCTCTCCGACGTGCAGCCCGACGGAACCCCTATCCAGCTCGGCGCGCGCACCGGGATCAGGCGCGGGCGGTATCGCAACGGGTATGCGAAGGAGGAGCTGCTCACGCCGGGAAAGGTGGAGACCTTCCCCATCGAGCTGTTCGACATCGCGCACCAGTTCAAGGCGGGGCATCGGTTGCGGCTGGAGATCTCGAGCAGTGCGGCGCCGTACTACAACCCGAACCAGAACACCGGGAACCCGGTGGCGACCGATACCGAGTGGCGGGTGGCGCGGCAGGTGATTCACCATGATCGGGCGCGTCCGTCGTCGATCACCTTGCCGGTGGTGCCGCGCGGGGCGGTGCAGTGA
- a CDS encoding DUF2200 domain-containing protein — protein sequence MEKHRIYTMAFAGVYPHYVTKAEKKGRTKAEVDEVIRWLTGYTAEQLAAQIIEKKNFEAFFDDAPRLHPNASKITGVICGVRIEEIEDPLMKKVRYLDKLIDELAKGRPMAKILRP from the coding sequence ATGGAAAAGCACCGGATCTACACGATGGCGTTCGCCGGCGTCTACCCCCACTACGTCACTAAGGCGGAAAAGAAGGGGCGCACGAAGGCCGAGGTCGATGAAGTGATCCGCTGGCTCACGGGATACACCGCAGAGCAGCTGGCGGCGCAGATCATCGAGAAGAAGAACTTCGAGGCCTTCTTCGACGACGCCCCTCGGCTGCATCCCAACGCCAGCAAGATTACCGGCGTGATCTGCGGCGTGCGCATCGAGGAGATCGAGGATCCGCTGATGAAGAAGGTGCGGTACCTCGACAAGCTGATCGACGAACTGGCGAAGGGACGCCCGATGGCCAAGATCCTGCGCCCGTAG
- the argG gene encoding argininosuccinate synthase → MANILQRLPVGEKVGIAFSGGLDTSAALHWMRAKGAIPYAYTANLGQPDESDYDEIPRKALGYGAEKARLIECRAQLVAEGLAALQCGAFHITTAGQTYFNTTPLGRAVTGTMLVAAMREDDVNIWGDGSTFKGNDIERFYRYGLLTNPALRVYKPWLDQQFIDELGGRKEMSEYLIKAGFDYKMSVEKAYSTDSNILGATHEAKDLEFLNKGISIVQPIMGVAFWRDDVAVPRETVSIRFEEGMPVALNGKSFASALELFMEANAIGGRHGLGMSDQIENRIIEAKSRGIYEAPGLALLYIAYERLVTGIHNEDTIETYRANGRKLGRLLYQGRWLDSQSLMLRDSAQRWVARAITGEVTIDMRRGNDYSIVDTTSPNLTYKPERLTMERGEAFFTPLDRIGQLTMRNLDIMDTREKLGLYVEQGLLQGGGGTGVPQLPAGGE, encoded by the coding sequence GTGGCCAACATCCTCCAGCGTCTTCCCGTCGGCGAAAAGGTCGGCATCGCCTTCTCCGGCGGACTCGATACCAGCGCCGCCCTGCACTGGATGCGCGCCAAGGGCGCCATCCCGTACGCCTACACCGCCAACCTTGGCCAGCCCGACGAAAGCGACTACGACGAGATCCCGCGCAAGGCGCTGGGGTACGGCGCCGAGAAGGCGCGTCTCATCGAGTGCCGCGCGCAGCTCGTCGCCGAGGGGCTCGCCGCGCTGCAGTGCGGCGCCTTTCACATCACCACCGCGGGGCAGACGTACTTCAACACCACCCCCCTCGGCCGCGCGGTGACGGGAACCATGCTCGTCGCGGCGATGCGCGAGGACGACGTCAACATCTGGGGCGACGGAAGCACGTTCAAGGGGAACGACATCGAACGCTTCTACCGCTACGGGTTGCTCACCAACCCCGCATTGCGCGTCTACAAGCCGTGGCTCGACCAGCAGTTCATCGATGAACTGGGCGGACGCAAGGAGATGTCGGAGTACCTCATCAAGGCCGGCTTCGACTACAAGATGAGCGTCGAGAAGGCGTACTCCACCGATTCCAACATCCTCGGGGCCACGCACGAGGCCAAGGACCTCGAGTTCCTCAACAAGGGGATCTCGATCGTGCAGCCCATCATGGGCGTCGCCTTCTGGCGCGACGACGTGGCGGTGCCGCGCGAGACCGTGTCGATCCGCTTCGAGGAGGGGATGCCCGTCGCCCTCAACGGCAAGAGCTTCGCCTCCGCGCTCGAGCTCTTCATGGAAGCCAACGCGATCGGTGGGCGCCACGGGCTCGGCATGTCCGACCAGATCGAGAACCGGATCATCGAGGCCAAGAGCCGCGGCATCTACGAGGCGCCAGGGCTCGCCCTGTTGTACATCGCCTACGAGCGCCTGGTCACCGGCATCCACAACGAAGACACCATCGAGACCTATCGCGCCAACGGCCGAAAGCTGGGGCGCCTGCTGTACCAGGGGCGCTGGCTCGACTCGCAGTCACTCATGCTGCGCGACTCGGCGCAGCGCTGGGTGGCGCGCGCGATCACCGGCGAGGTCACCATCGATATGCGTCGTGGCAACGACTACTCGATCGTCGATACCACGAGCCCCAACCTCACGTACAAGCCCGAGCGCCTGACGATGGAGCGCGGCGAGGCGTTCTTCACGCCGCTCGATCGCATCGGCCAGCTCACCATGCGCAACCTCGACATCATGGACACGCGCGAGAAGTTGGGGTTGTATGTGGAACAGGGGTTGTTGCAGGGCGGTGGGGGGACGGGGGTGCCGCAGTTGCCGGCGGGGGGAGAGTAG